The Xenopus laevis strain J_2021 chromosome 5L, Xenopus_laevis_v10.1, whole genome shotgun sequence genome has a segment encoding these proteins:
- the ttll2.L gene encoding probable tubulin polyglutamylase TTLL2: MADGDDNDNTSSPLVFRLHDSTPRVVRDVLLERGWKQSDERDQAKTEWNLQWRSSAFRSSDHDGIKPWQRLNHHPRTSQMIKKDCLARHLKRMKGIYGSSYYEFSPVAFILPNEYTAFVAEYTKERHDNKSSYWICKPTDLSRGRGIFIFQDIKDLAYDCAVIVQKYITNPLLISGYKFDLRIYVCVTSFCPLTVYVYQEGLVRFATEKFDLSSLDNVFSHLTNTSINKYGASYNTEKERVGSGCKWTLGQFRSYLHSLDVDDVLLWQKIYNIVTMTLLAIAPNIPPTPNCFELFGFDILIDDTLKPWLLEVNYSPALSLDCSNDVTVKKNLIHDIIELLNFKTSDCQRDTKICKKTNLIAQPLHLSAPRTLISDNDVTTHMSGIDNSSIENDEPHSIRLAKGNTTSQSALEVDQRNKATESDNEIAEMCYKKGLMPNGKTGAYPRKTLTSRLRERINISQKLPASKVISKTHLTLSSLSSKMDFNGMLQSSHQKPKCPLFPLYFISDLDKRPPSRVGDFVLVFPFSDSSFAFSTNGTDIKSIIQHIGRTRNRISQEPKVA, from the coding sequence ATGGCAGATGGAGATGATAATGATAATACATCAAGCCCTCTTGTGTTTCGTCTTCATGACAGCACTCCCCGGGTGGTACGGGATGTGCTGCTTGAACGTGGCTGGAAACAATCTGATGAGAGAGACCAAGCAAAAACTGAATGGAATCTGCAGTGGAGATCATCAGCGTTCCGATCATCTGACCATGACGGCATAAAGCCATGGCAGCGACTCAATCATCATCCAAGGACTTCACAGATGATCAAGAAGGATTGCTTGGCAAGGCATTTAAAAAGAATGAAAGGAATTTATGGTTCATCCTATTATGAGTTCAGCCCAGTGGCCTTTATCTTACCAAATGAGTACACAGCATTTGTAGCTGAGTACACTAAGGAGAGGCATGATAATAAATCAAGCTATTGGATCTGTAAACCAACGGATTTATCTAGGGgaaggggaatatttatttttcaggacATCAAGGACCTAGCCTATGACTGTGCTGTTATTGTGCAGAAATACATAACAAACCCTTTACTCATTTCTGGCTATAAATTTGACCTGCgtatatatgtttgtgtaacCAGTTTTTGTCCTCTAACTGTCTATGTTTACCAGGAAGGCTTGGTAAGATTTGCCACTGAAAAATTTGACCTTAGTTCCCTTGATAATGTTTTTTCTCATCTAACAAACACTAGCATTAATAAATACGGTGCATCATACAACACAGAAAAAGAGAGAGTTGGAAGTGGCTGTAAGTGGACCCTTGGCCAATTCCGGTCATATCTCCACAGTTTAGATGTGGATGATGTTCTCCTTTGGCAAAAAATCTATAATATAGTGACTATGACCCTACTGGCCATTGCGCCAAATATACCGCCAACTCCTAACTGCTTTGAACTCTTTGGTTTTGACATACTCATTGATGACACATTGAAGCCCTGGCTTTTAGAAGTGAATTACAGCCCCGCCTTGTCTTTAGACTGCTCTAACGACGTCACTGTAAAGAAAAATCTTATTCATGACATCATTGAGCTTCTTAACTTCAAGACTTCAGATTGTCAAAGAgacacaaaaatatgcaaaaagacaAATTTAATAGCACAACCCTTGCATCTTTCTGCTCCAAGGACATTAATTTCTGATAATGATGTTACAACCCATATGTCTGGCATAGATAACAGCTCGATAGAAAATGACGAACCACACTCTATTCGGCTTGCCAAAGGCAACACCACATCTCAAAGTGCTCTTGAAGTGGATCAAAGAAACAAGGCAACAGAAAGTGATAATGAAATTGCTGAGATGTGCTATAAAAAGGGACTTATGCCAAATGGAAAAACAGGAGCGTATCCTCGAAAAACACTGACATCTAGGCTTCGAGAGAGAATAAATATATCACAGAAATTACCGGCATCAAAAGTTATTTCTAAAACACATTTAACACTAAGCTCTTTGAGTTctaaaatggatttcaatggtatgTTACAATCTTCACATCAGAAGCCTAAGTGTCCTTTGTTTCCATTATACTTTATTTCTGATCTCGACAAAAGGCCTCCTTCCCGAGTAGGTGATTTTGTACTTGTATTTCCTTTTAGCGATTCCTCCTTTGCGTTCTCAACAAACGGCACAGACATCAAAAGCATAATTCAGCATATCGGCAGGACAAGGAACAGAATTTCCCAGGAACCCAAGGTGGCCTGA